A genomic segment from Flavobacterium litorale encodes:
- the dnaB gene encoding replicative DNA helicase: MDNIKNMNPVRVDKSTIINLERGKLPPQALDLEEAVLGAMMIDKKGVDEVIDILQPDAFYKDAHKHIYEAIVQLFNDTQPIDLLTVSSQLKKNAKLELAGGDFYLIQLTQKISSSAHIEFHSRIILQKFIQRSLIKISSEIIEESYDETTDVFDLLDKAEAKLYEVTQGNIKRSSETAQSLVIQAKKRIEEIASKEGLSGIATGFESLDKLTSGWQPSDLIIIAARPGMGKTAFVLSMARNIAIDFGHPVALFSLEMSSVQLITRLISSETGLSSEKLRTGKLEKHEWEQLSIKVKDLEKAPLYIDDTPSLSIFDLRAKARRLASQYGIKLIVIDYLQLMTAGGSGKNGGNREQEISTISRNLKALAKELNVPVIALSQLSRAVETRGSSKRPLLSDLRESGAIEQDADIVSFIYRPEYYKIDEWDDEERSPTEGQAEFIVAKHRNGGLDNIRLKFIGNLGKFDNLDDFSSPFDELPSSMNDSSAFITKNLPSANDAFGSNMNGGNTNNDGGDVPF, from the coding sequence ATGGATAACATCAAAAATATGAACCCGGTAAGAGTTGATAAGTCAACAATTATCAACCTTGAAAGAGGAAAATTGCCCCCGCAAGCACTCGATTTAGAAGAGGCTGTTTTAGGCGCAATGATGATAGATAAAAAAGGGGTTGATGAGGTTATTGATATTCTCCAGCCCGATGCTTTTTATAAAGATGCACACAAGCATATTTACGAAGCTATTGTACAGCTTTTTAACGATACACAGCCCATAGATTTGCTAACGGTATCGTCGCAGCTTAAAAAAAATGCTAAACTGGAACTAGCAGGTGGCGATTTTTACCTGATACAGCTTACACAAAAAATATCATCGTCGGCACACATTGAGTTTCACTCCAGAATTATATTACAGAAATTTATACAGCGAAGCCTTATAAAAATTTCTAGTGAAATTATAGAGGAGTCGTACGACGAAACTACGGATGTTTTTGATTTACTCGATAAAGCAGAAGCAAAATTGTACGAGGTAACGCAAGGTAATATAAAGCGTAGTTCCGAAACCGCACAAAGCCTTGTAATACAGGCTAAAAAACGCATAGAAGAGATAGCAAGCAAAGAGGGGTTAAGTGGTATTGCCACAGGCTTTGAAAGTTTAGATAAACTAACATCGGGCTGGCAACCGAGTGACCTGATTATTATAGCAGCACGACCGGGTATGGGTAAAACCGCCTTTGTACTCTCTATGGCGCGTAATATTGCTATCGATTTTGGGCATCCTGTAGCACTATTTTCACTAGAGATGTCATCCGTACAGTTAATTACCCGTTTAATATCGAGTGAAACGGGACTTTCATCTGAAAAGCTACGAACAGGTAAACTCGAAAAACACGAGTGGGAGCAACTAAGTATTAAGGTAAAAGACCTTGAAAAAGCACCTCTTTATATAGACGATACCCCATCGCTATCCATATTCGACCTTAGGGCGAAAGCAAGGCGTTTGGCATCGCAATACGGCATTAAATTAATTGTAATTGATTATTTGCAGTTAATGACGGCTGGTGGTAGTGGTAAAAATGGTGGTAACAGGGAGCAGGAAATATCTACTATTTCCCGAAACTTAAAAGCACTCGCAAAAGAGCTTAACGTTCCAGTAATAGCCCTATCGCAGTTATCGCGTGCAGTAGAAACACGAGGCTCTAGTAAACGCCCGTTACTTTCGGATTTGAGGGAATCGGGAGCAATAGAGCAGGATGCCGATATTGTATCGTTTATTTATCGTCCAGAATATTATAAAATAGATGAATGGGATGATGAGGAACGTTCGCCAACCGAAGGGCAGGCGGAGTTTATAGTAGCCAAGCACCGTAACGGTGGTTTGGATAATATTAGACTTAAATTTATTGGTAACCTTGGTAAGTTTGATAACTTAGACGATTTTAGCTCGCCGTTTGATGAGTTGCCGTCCAGTATGAACGATAGTAGTGCTTTTATTACTAAAAATTTACCATCGGCAAACGATGCTTTTGGTAGTAACATGAATGGTGGTAATACCAATAATGATGGTGGCGATGTACCATTTTAA
- the ppsA gene encoding phosphoenolpyruvate synthase has product MDFTLLLKDVGINDIPRVGGKNASLGEMLQNLTSLGVNIPDGFVVTVAAYKTFLEYNSLDKTINETVERINYDDIESLRRGGMQIRQAFLNGKFPEEMSAEIAKRYEELSGQYGQEMTDVAVRSSATAEDLPDASFAGQQETYLNVRGAQTLMDSIRKCFASLFTDRAISYRQRFGYDLLQLGLSVCVQKMVRSDLGTSGVAFSIDTESGFKDAVVINGTVGLGEMLVQGAISPDEFIVFKPALKQGYNAIIEKKLGNKDKMMIYGKGGYERVKIISTEEKFRTRFCLSEENILKLAKWVVIIEEYYTKIRDKWTPMDVEWAIDGLTKELFIVQARPETIHSQNDKPTTITEYVMEDESRKDKVIADGIAVGDKIGTGKANIIFSMDKRVTEGHEFTPGAVLVTEMTDPDWEPIMKKASAIITNKGGRTCHAAIIAREMGIPAIVGCGNATEIIKEGMTITASCAEGDKGFIYEGEIAYLEKEHDLSLLPEVKTDIMLNVASPGMAFQFSHLPNKGVGLAREEFVINNYIEVHPLALMNHRSLNDAALTAEIEKKITGYPDEETFFIDKLANGIAKIAASFYPNKTIVRFSDFKTNEYYNLLGGKYYEPNEENPMIGWRGASRYYSDAYKEAFGLECRAIKKVREEMGLKNVTVMVPFCRTVEELVKVKEVMQEYGLVRGEHELELFLMAEVPSNILMAAEFAEHIDGFSIGSNDLTQLTLGLDRDSSLVAHLYDERNPAVKRMLEMLITTAKKAGVKVGICGQGPSDFPDFAQFLVGLGIDSISVTPDSVIKTVNAIAEAEKLIAENEVAAV; this is encoded by the coding sequence ATGGACTTCACTTTGTTACTAAAAGATGTAGGCATTAACGACATTCCTCGCGTTGGAGGAAAAAATGCTTCTTTAGGTGAGATGCTTCAAAACTTAACAAGCCTAGGGGTAAACATACCCGATGGTTTTGTGGTTACGGTAGCAGCCTATAAAACATTTTTAGAGTACAACTCGCTCGACAAAACTATTAATGAAACGGTAGAGCGTATTAATTATGATGATATCGAATCGTTACGACGAGGCGGTATGCAAATCAGGCAGGCTTTCCTTAATGGTAAATTTCCTGAGGAAATGAGTGCCGAAATTGCAAAACGTTACGAGGAACTTTCTGGGCAGTACGGTCAGGAAATGACTGATGTTGCAGTACGTAGTTCGGCTACAGCCGAAGATTTACCCGATGCCTCTTTTGCAGGACAACAGGAAACGTATTTAAATGTTAGAGGTGCACAAACGTTAATGGATAGTATCCGTAAATGTTTTGCATCGTTATTTACTGATAGGGCTATTAGTTACAGACAGCGTTTTGGGTACGATTTGTTACAGCTCGGGCTATCGGTATGTGTACAAAAAATGGTGCGTAGTGATTTAGGGACATCTGGAGTTGCTTTCTCTATTGATACAGAAAGTGGTTTTAAAGATGCTGTAGTTATAAACGGTACTGTTGGACTTGGCGAAATGCTGGTACAGGGTGCCATATCCCCTGATGAGTTTATTGTATTTAAACCTGCTTTAAAGCAAGGTTATAATGCCATAATAGAGAAAAAGTTAGGGAACAAAGATAAAATGATGATTTATGGTAAAGGTGGTTACGAAAGGGTAAAAATTATCTCTACTGAGGAAAAATTCCGTACCCGTTTTTGCCTTAGCGAAGAAAACATACTAAAACTAGCCAAATGGGTAGTAATTATTGAAGAATATTATACCAAAATACGCGATAAATGGACACCCATGGATGTGGAATGGGCTATTGACGGGCTTACTAAAGAGTTGTTTATTGTACAGGCACGCCCCGAAACAATACACTCACAAAACGATAAACCTACTACCATTACCGAATATGTAATGGAGGACGAGAGCCGTAAGGATAAAGTAATTGCCGATGGTATTGCTGTAGGCGATAAAATAGGTACAGGCAAAGCCAACATTATATTCTCTATGGATAAAAGGGTTACCGAAGGGCACGAGTTTACACCTGGTGCTGTATTGGTAACTGAGATGACAGACCCCGATTGGGAGCCTATAATGAAGAAGGCATCGGCTATTATTACCAACAAAGGTGGGCGTACCTGCCATGCTGCTATTATAGCGCGCGAAATGGGTATTCCTGCTATTGTAGGTTGTGGTAATGCTACCGAAATAATAAAAGAAGGCATGACCATAACAGCATCGTGTGCCGAAGGTGATAAAGGTTTTATATATGAGGGAGAGATTGCATACCTTGAAAAAGAACATGATTTAAGTTTATTACCTGAAGTAAAAACGGATATTATGCTAAATGTAGCATCGCCAGGTATGGCTTTCCAATTCTCCCATTTACCCAATAAAGGAGTTGGTTTGGCACGCGAGGAGTTTGTAATTAACAACTACATAGAGGTACACCCGTTAGCGTTGATGAACCACCGTAGCCTTAACGATGCAGCACTTACGGCTGAAATTGAGAAGAAAATTACAGGTTACCCTGATGAGGAAACCTTTTTTATAGATAAGCTAGCCAATGGTATTGCTAAAATTGCCGCTTCGTTTTACCCGAATAAAACCATAGTACGTTTCTCGGATTTTAAAACAAACGAGTATTACAACCTACTAGGCGGTAAGTATTACGAACCTAACGAAGAGAACCCAATGATAGGTTGGCGTGGTGCATCGCGCTACTATTCTGATGCGTATAAAGAGGCATTTGGTTTAGAGTGCCGTGCTATTAAAAAAGTACGTGAAGAAATGGGGCTTAAAAATGTTACCGTTATGGTACCGTTTTGCCGTACGGTAGAAGAACTTGTAAAAGTAAAAGAAGTAATGCAGGAGTATGGATTGGTGCGTGGTGAGCATGAATTGGAACTTTTCCTGATGGCAGAGGTACCATCCAACATACTAATGGCTGCTGAATTTGCCGAGCATATTGATGGTTTCTCTATTGGTAGTAACGACCTTACGCAGCTTACACTTGGTTTGGACAGGGACTCATCGTTAGTGGCACATTTGTATGACGAGCGTAACCCAGCGGTTAAAAGAATGCTAGAAATGCTTATTACCACTGCTAAAAAAGCAGGTGTAAAAGTAGGTATTTGCGGGCAAGGACCGTCTGACTTTCCCGATTTTGCACAGTTTCTGGTAGGCTTGGGTATTGACAGTATTTCGGTAACGCCCGATTCTGTTATTAAAACCGTTAATGCTATTGCAGAGGCAGAGAAACTTATTGCCGAAAACGAAGTGGCAGCAGTATAA
- a CDS encoding MarR family winged helix-turn-helix transcriptional regulator produces MKETIYTHIASCNPTLCISGKINRCTRIIGNVFRKHLKDFNITSSQLSVLFVIMKNKEVNQKKVSDVLYLEKSTVNRNLNRLVKSSYVYTDEHLKLKITEKGYEFLEKVIPQWNKAMDEIREKIKPEGEEALNILLSTLTKQ; encoded by the coding sequence ATGAAAGAAACTATTTATACCCATATTGCTAGTTGCAACCCTACATTATGCATTTCGGGAAAAATAAACCGATGCACCCGAATAATAGGGAATGTGTTTAGGAAGCACTTAAAGGATTTTAATATTACTAGTAGCCAGTTGAGTGTGCTGTTTGTAATTATGAAGAATAAAGAGGTTAACCAGAAAAAAGTATCTGATGTACTTTACTTAGAAAAATCGACTGTTAATAGAAATTTAAACCGTTTGGTAAAGAGTAGCTATGTGTATACTGATGAGCATTTGAAATTAAAGATAACCGAAAAGGGCTACGAGTTTCTGGAAAAAGTTATTCCGCAGTGGAATAAAGCAATGGATGAAATTCGTGAAAAAATAAAACCAGAGGGCGAAGAGGCACTCAATATACTATTATCAACATTAACCAAGCAATAA
- a CDS encoding DUF4833 domain-containing protein, whose protein sequence is MSKSQFMGKITLLLLFLITLPINAQEGYPIPPTNANRLFYIQHSNNHNTYVYDANIKAGRLDKENPVVVYRIIYTKGGIKRELTALQRKMAYGITFSTIDSTFCEFTLAAYPNKKLRLQLDKKGKPYVTVVVNKKRIAITKMFLVTSITGTNVKYIDFYGNDVLKDKNTVERFYPE, encoded by the coding sequence TTGAGTAAATCGCAATTTATGGGTAAAATAACACTACTATTACTATTTTTAATTACGTTGCCCATAAACGCGCAAGAGGGATACCCTATACCACCTACCAACGCTAACAGGCTATTTTACATACAGCACAGCAACAACCATAACACCTATGTTTATGATGCTAATATTAAAGCAGGAAGACTCGATAAGGAAAATCCTGTAGTAGTGTACCGCATTATTTATACTAAGGGAGGTATTAAACGTGAGTTAACCGCTTTGCAACGTAAAATGGCGTATGGTATAACGTTTAGTACCATTGATAGTACATTTTGTGAGTTTACCTTGGCAGCATATCCCAATAAAAAGTTACGATTACAACTGGATAAAAAAGGAAAACCTTATGTAACCGTAGTAGTAAACAAGAAACGTATTGCTATAACTAAAATGTTTTTAGTTACCAGTATAACAGGTACCAATGTAAAGTATATTGATTTTTATGGTAACGACGTATTAAAAGATAAAAATACCGTAGAACGATTTTACCCTGAGTAG
- a CDS encoding acetyl-CoA carboxylase carboxyltransferase subunit alpha: protein MEYLDFELPIKELEDQLEKCTVIGQESDVDVSTTCKQIEKKLQETKKKIYKNLTAWQRVQLSRHPSRPYTMDHVRALMGDTFLELFGDRGFKDDKAMIGGLGKIGNQSFMVIGQQKGFNTKTRQYRNFGMANPEGYRKALRLMRMAEKFGIPIIALVDTPGAYPGLEAEERGQGEAIARNIFEMFRIKVPIITVIIGEGASGGALGIGVGDKVYMLENTWYSVISPESCSSILWRSWEYKEQAAEALKLTSFDMKKQKLIDDIIPEPLGGAHYDRETTFKSVEKYILKAYSELKDLSTTDLIAKRMDKYSKMGEFKE from the coding sequence ATGGAATATTTAGATTTTGAATTACCTATCAAAGAGCTTGAAGATCAGCTGGAAAAATGTACAGTAATAGGTCAGGAGTCAGATGTTGATGTATCCACTACATGCAAACAAATCGAGAAGAAATTACAAGAAACAAAAAAGAAGATATATAAAAACCTTACCGCTTGGCAAAGGGTACAACTATCTAGGCACCCCAGCCGACCTTACACTATGGACCACGTAAGAGCACTAATGGGCGATACCTTTTTAGAGCTTTTTGGCGACAGGGGCTTTAAGGACGACAAAGCCATGATAGGTGGATTGGGTAAAATAGGCAATCAGTCATTTATGGTTATTGGTCAGCAAAAAGGTTTCAATACAAAAACAAGGCAGTATCGTAACTTTGGTATGGCAAACCCTGAGGGATACCGCAAGGCATTACGCCTTATGCGAATGGCAGAAAAATTTGGTATACCTATTATTGCACTTGTAGATACACCAGGAGCCTACCCAGGTCTTGAAGCGGAAGAGCGTGGACAAGGAGAAGCTATTGCAAGGAATATTTTTGAAATGTTCCGTATTAAAGTACCTATTATAACCGTAATTATCGGCGAAGGTGCATCGGGTGGCGCATTAGGTATAGGTGTGGGTGACAAAGTGTACATGTTAGAGAACACATGGTACTCCGTAATATCACCAGAATCATGCTCATCAATACTTTGGAGAAGCTGGGAATATAAGGAGCAAGCTGCCGAAGCATTAAAGCTGACTTCTTTTGATATGAAGAAACAAAAATTAATAGATGATATCATTCCAGAACCACTTGGAGGTGCCCATTACGACAGGGAAACAACCTTTAAAAGCGTGGAAAAATACATACTTAAAGCCTACAGTGAATTAAAAGACTTATCAACAACCGATTTAATAGCTAAAAGGATGGATAAGTACAGTAAAATGGGTGAGTTTAAAGAATAG
- the tgt gene encoding tRNA guanosine(34) transglycosylase Tgt has protein sequence MKFDLITKDPQSKARAGSITTDHGVIETPIFMPVGTMGTVKGVHQRELKDDIDPDIILGNTYHLYLRPQTDILEKAGGLHKFMNWDRPILTDSGGYQVYSLSANRKIKEEGVKFKSHIDGSLHFFSPENVMEIQRTIGADIIMAFDECTPYPCDYRYAKRSMHMTHRWLDRCINHLEKLPYKYGYSQAFFPIVQGSTYTDLRKQSAEYIANAGAVGNAIGGLSVGEPAEEMYAMTDVVCEILPEDKPRYLMGVGTPINILENIALGVDMFDCVMPTRNARNGMLFTANGTINIKNKKWEDDFSPIDEMGITFVDTEYTKAYLRHLFASNEYLGKQIATIHNLGFYMWLVREARKHILAGDFREWKDMMVKNMDKRL, from the coding sequence ATGAAATTTGATTTAATTACTAAAGACCCACAGAGCAAAGCCAGAGCAGGTAGCATAACTACCGACCATGGTGTTATAGAAACACCTATATTTATGCCTGTAGGTACTATGGGAACCGTAAAGGGCGTGCACCAGCGCGAGCTTAAAGACGATATAGACCCTGATATTATTTTAGGGAATACCTACCATTTATACCTGCGTCCGCAAACAGATATATTAGAAAAAGCAGGCGGACTGCATAAATTTATGAACTGGGACAGACCTATCCTTACCGATAGCGGAGGGTATCAGGTATATTCACTTTCGGCAAACCGAAAAATTAAGGAAGAAGGCGTAAAATTTAAATCGCACATAGATGGCTCACTCCATTTCTTTTCACCCGAAAATGTAATGGAAATTCAGCGTACCATAGGAGCCGATATTATTATGGCATTTGATGAGTGTACACCGTACCCGTGCGATTACCGTTATGCAAAACGCTCCATGCACATGACGCACCGTTGGCTAGATCGTTGTATTAACCATCTGGAAAAATTACCGTATAAGTATGGCTACAGTCAGGCATTTTTCCCAATAGTGCAAGGTAGTACCTATACCGATTTGCGTAAACAATCGGCAGAATATATAGCCAATGCAGGCGCTGTTGGTAATGCCATTGGAGGATTATCGGTAGGAGAGCCTGCCGAAGAAATGTATGCAATGACGGATGTTGTATGCGAAATACTACCCGAAGACAAACCCCGTTATTTAATGGGGGTGGGTACGCCTATAAATATTCTGGAAAACATTGCATTGGGCGTAGACATGTTCGATTGTGTTATGCCAACCCGTAACGCACGTAATGGTATGCTATTTACAGCTAATGGCACTATTAACATTAAAAATAAAAAATGGGAGGACGATTTTTCTCCTATAGATGAAATGGGCATAACCTTTGTTGATACCGAATATACCAAAGCCTATTTAAGACACCTTTTTGCCTCTAACGAGTATTTAGGAAAACAAATAGCAACCATACACAATTTGGGCTTTTATATGTGGTTGGTTCGTGAAGCAAGAAAGCATATATTAGCAGGAGATTTCCGCGAATGGAAAGATATGATGGTAAAAAACATGGATAAAAGGCTGTAA
- a CDS encoding DMT family transporter, which produces MPDAKVKSYLQLHFIVFIWGFTAVIGALISLDALPLVWFRMSIAVAIIWLYAYLKKLSIQLPKKAVIVFLFAGLVIALHWLTFFKAIKVANVSVTLACLSTGAFFTSLLEPIFFSRKIIWYEVVFGLFVVGGLYLIFRFEGDYTYGIILALTSAFLSALFSTINGIYASKYNPTIISLYELFGGVFFLSIYLLFTGSFTPDFFIVSLTDWIWLFILGSICTAYAFIVSVDIMKFLSPYTVMLTINLEPVYGIIIALLVFNEKEKMNWTFYVGAAIILTMVILNGILKKYTKTEK; this is translated from the coding sequence ATGCCAGACGCTAAAGTAAAAAGCTATTTACAACTCCATTTTATTGTATTTATATGGGGATTTACTGCGGTAATAGGCGCACTAATATCGTTGGATGCCTTACCGTTAGTTTGGTTCAGGATGAGTATTGCCGTAGCTATTATTTGGCTGTACGCCTACCTTAAAAAGCTAAGCATACAACTACCCAAAAAAGCGGTTATAGTCTTTTTGTTTGCGGGTTTGGTAATAGCCTTGCATTGGCTTACCTTTTTTAAAGCCATAAAAGTAGCAAACGTTTCGGTAACACTTGCCTGTTTAAGTACAGGAGCTTTTTTTACCTCGTTGTTAGAGCCTATATTCTTTAGCAGAAAAATAATCTGGTACGAAGTAGTATTTGGTTTATTTGTAGTGGGTGGGTTGTACCTAATATTCCGTTTTGAAGGCGATTATACATACGGTATAATACTCGCACTTACATCCGCATTCCTATCAGCATTATTCTCTACCATCAACGGAATTTATGCCAGCAAATACAACCCAACTATAATATCGTTATACGAGCTTTTTGGCGGTGTGTTTTTCCTATCCATATACCTATTATTTACAGGTAGCTTTACCCCCGATTTTTTTATAGTATCGCTTACCGATTGGATTTGGCTTTTTATATTAGGCTCTATCTGTACCGCTTACGCTTTTATAGTATCGGTAGATATCATGAAATTTCTTAGCCCCTACACCGTTATGTTAACTATAAACCTGGAACCTGTTTACGGTATTATTATCGCATTGTTAGTATTTAACGAAAAAGAAAAGATGAACTGGACGTTTTATGTTGGTGCCGCAATTATATTAACAATGGTGATTCTCAACGGAATACTTAAAAAATACACCAAAACCGAAAAGTAA
- a CDS encoding asparagine synthetase B, with translation MKKIIILLFVMVTSLGAKASMILLPMDDTSQVNHLKAYGITYWTLDKSYKVSWLLNYRGGSFLLPDTEEIRRECQIRGVSFEVLSDGEASNILDEISSPSQNMETVVLEKAPKIAVYSPPGKQPWDDAVTLVLTYAEIPFTTIYDEEVLSDGLLLYDWLHLHHEDFTGQYGKFFGAYRTAPWYMEQKKAAEELAAKLGYSKVSEEKMAVADKIRDYVVGGGFMFAMCSATDSFDIALSAEGVDICEPMFDGDASDANYQSRIDYINSFAFKNFILERNPIVYEFSDIDTTRDRRILPDNDYFTLMEYSAKWDPIPSMLCQNHTQLVKGFMGQTTAFRGDRVKSNVLVMGENKQNNEARYIHGTKGKGMFTFYGGHDPEDYQHRVGDAPTVLDLHPNSPGYRLILNNVLFPAARKKKLKT, from the coding sequence ATGAAAAAGATTATAATTTTACTATTTGTAATGGTAACGAGTTTGGGTGCAAAAGCATCCATGATATTATTACCTATGGACGATACCTCTCAGGTTAACCACCTAAAAGCGTATGGTATAACTTATTGGACGTTGGATAAAAGCTACAAAGTGAGTTGGCTGCTCAATTACCGTGGAGGCTCATTTTTACTGCCCGATACAGAAGAGATACGCCGTGAGTGCCAAATACGAGGGGTTAGTTTTGAAGTGTTGAGTGATGGCGAAGCTAGTAACATATTGGATGAAATTAGTAGCCCATCGCAAAACATGGAAACGGTTGTACTGGAAAAAGCACCTAAAATAGCCGTGTATTCGCCACCTGGAAAACAACCTTGGGATGATGCTGTTACGTTAGTACTTACGTATGCCGAGATACCTTTTACTACCATTTATGATGAAGAGGTGTTAAGTGATGGGCTTTTGCTGTACGATTGGCTACACTTACACCATGAGGATTTTACAGGACAATACGGTAAATTTTTCGGGGCATACCGCACCGCACCATGGTATATGGAGCAGAAAAAAGCGGCTGAGGAACTAGCTGCAAAACTAGGCTATAGTAAAGTATCGGAAGAAAAAATGGCTGTTGCCGATAAAATACGTGATTACGTTGTAGGTGGCGGTTTTATGTTTGCCATGTGTTCGGCTACCGATAGTTTTGATATTGCATTATCTGCCGAGGGGGTAGATATCTGCGAACCTATGTTTGACGGCGATGCCAGCGATGCCAATTACCAATCTCGAATAGATTATATTAACTCGTTTGCATTTAAAAATTTTATATTAGAGCGTAACCCTATAGTATATGAGTTTTCGGATATTGATACTACTAGGGACAGACGTATATTACCTGATAACGATTATTTTACTTTAATGGAATATTCTGCGAAATGGGATCCTATTCCATCCATGCTTTGCCAAAACCATACCCAATTGGTTAAGGGGTTTATGGGGCAAACTACCGCCTTTAGAGGCGACAGGGTAAAATCGAACGTATTGGTAATGGGCGAAAACAAGCAAAATAACGAAGCTCGCTACATACACGGCACCAAAGGAAAGGGTATGTTTACTTTTTATGGCGGTCATGATCCTGAAGATTACCAGCACAGGGTAGGGGATGCCCCAACGGTTTTAGACTTACACCCAAACTCACCAGGATACAGGCTTATACTTAACAATGTGCTTTTTCCTGCTGCCAGAAAAAAGAAGTTGAAAACGTAA
- a CDS encoding LptF/LptG family permease, with protein sequence MKIIDWYILKRYLATFFVMLLLFIPIGIVIDVSEKINKILANKVPFVEVAAYYADFTIYFANLLFPIFLFLSVIWFTSKLANNTEIIAILSSGISFNRFLRPYIVGATLISLLALVMGFFFVPKASKGFNDFRYKYLKSNKVVRESQEVYKQISPDEQIYVSSFNYGQKTGYNFDLKKFKDNKIDYWIKASSIKWNPSDSTYTLANYTKRTVGEMGDVLESAPEKKFKFNFEPDDLTPVIYVAETMTLGELNRFIEKERASGSANINTYLVIKYKKYSIPISAFILTIIAVAVSSMKRRGGMGVNLAMGIGLAFTYIFFDKVFGTMAEKSSIPPLIAVWFPNISFGILAIFLLRNARR encoded by the coding sequence ATGAAAATAATAGACTGGTATATTTTAAAGCGATACTTAGCTACGTTTTTTGTAATGTTGCTGCTTTTCATCCCGATAGGGATAGTAATTGATGTATCGGAAAAAATAAACAAGATACTCGCCAATAAAGTACCCTTTGTTGAGGTAGCTGCCTATTATGCCGATTTTACCATATACTTTGCCAACCTTTTATTCCCTATATTCCTATTTTTATCGGTAATATGGTTTACCTCAAAATTGGCAAACAATACCGAGATTATTGCCATATTGAGTTCGGGCATATCCTTTAACCGCTTTTTAAGACCTTATATTGTAGGGGCTACCCTTATATCGCTATTAGCACTTGTTATGGGCTTCTTTTTCGTACCCAAAGCCAGTAAAGGCTTTAACGATTTTAGGTATAAATATCTTAAAAGCAATAAAGTTGTACGAGAAAGCCAAGAGGTATACAAGCAAATAAGCCCAGACGAACAGATATATGTAAGTAGTTTTAACTATGGGCAAAAAACGGGCTATAATTTTGATTTAAAAAAATTTAAGGATAACAAAATAGATTACTGGATTAAAGCCAGCTCCATAAAGTGGAACCCCAGTGATAGTACTTATACACTAGCCAACTATACAAAAAGAACGGTAGGCGAAATGGGTGATGTATTAGAGTCGGCACCCGAAAAGAAATTCAAGTTTAATTTTGAACCCGACGATTTAACTCCTGTTATTTATGTTGCCGAAACCATGACGTTGGGCGAACTGAACCGCTTTATAGAGAAAGAGCGGGCGAGTGGTTCGGCAAATATCAATACCTATTTGGTAATAAAGTATAAAAAGTACAGCATACCCATTTCGGCATTTATCCTTACTATTATTGCTGTAGCTGTTTCCTCCATGAAACGTAGGGGAGGTATGGGGGTAAACTTAGCCATGGGTATAGGTTTAGCCTTTACTTACATCTTTTTTGATAAGGTATTTGGTACTATGGCAGAAAAATCGAGCATACCACCACTTATTGCGGTATGGTTTCCTAATATTTCATTTGGTATACTAGCCATATTCCTACTTCGTAATGCCAGACGCTAA
- the rplT gene encoding 50S ribosomal protein L20: MPRSVNSVASRARRKRVMKQAKGYFGRRKNVWTVAKNAVEKAMLYSYRDRKQKKRNFRALWIMRINAGARLHGMNYSQFMGKVKGAGIELNRKVLADLAMNHPEAFTAIVNKVK, translated from the coding sequence ATGCCTAGATCAGTAAATTCAGTAGCTTCGAGAGCTCGTAGAAAAAGAGTAATGAAGCAAGCCAAAGGATACTTTGGCAGACGTAAAAACGTTTGGACAGTAGCCAAAAATGCGGTAGAGAAAGCAATGCTTTACTCATACCGTGACAGAAAACAAAAGAAAAGAAATTTCCGTGCTTTATGGATTATGCGTATTAATGCAGGGGCAAGATTACATGGAATGAACTACTCTCAGTTTATGGGTAAAGTAAAAGGTGCAGGTATCGAATTGAACCGTAAAGTTCTTGCCGACCTTGCCATGAACCACCCAGAAGCGTTTACTGCAATAGTAAACAAGGTTAAATAA